The following nucleotide sequence is from Zea mays cultivar B73 chromosome 1, Zm-B73-REFERENCE-NAM-5.0, whole genome shotgun sequence.
GCAGCCGAGGCGGCCAGCGCAGGCATGGCCACTCCCACTTCCAGTGGCGACGGCTCGCCCCCGGGCTCCTCTGACCTCGTGCCCCCCTCCTACCCCGAGGCAACCCTACCTACTTTCCCTCTGCTCTGCGCTGCTCCTTTCCGCCAGATCTGTGCCGATCTGCCGAATTGACTGACCCGTGCGCCTGCCCTGGCTGCTGCAGATGATCGTCGccgccctcgccgcgctcgccGAGGAGAACGGCTCCAGCCAGGCCGCCATCGCGCGCCGCATCGAGGCGGAGGCCCGCGGCGACCTGCCGGCCTCGCACCCGGCGCTCGTCGCAGCCCACCTCTCGCGCATGTCCGCCGCCGGGGAGCTCGTCGCCGTTGCGGGGGGAAAGTACGCGCTGCCGCCGCCGGTCCCACCGCCGCCGGAGTCACCGGCTGACGACGAAGAAGACGACTACGCCGACGacgaagaggaggaggaggaggctccGGAGCCGGAGCCTCTGCCGCAGCCGCCCGCTAAGCGCGGGCGCGGGAGGCCCCCGAAGCCGCGGCCCACGGGCTTCCCCGCCGGCGTGCCCGGAGCTGCTGGCCCGGGCCCCATCGGCGTCCccggagccgccgccgccgccgccgcgccgcgccgGCGCGGCCGCCCGCCCAAGCCTCGGGACCCGCACGCGCCGCCCAAGATTCCGCGCCCGCGTGGCCGGCCGCGCAAGAACCCGCTCCCGGAGGGGATGGCCCCGCGGCCGCGCCCCGGCGCACCAGCGTCGGCCAAGGCGGCGCGCCCGCAGTTCGCCGAGGTCGGCTTCGTCTGATGCGGGGAGGTCTCGCCCGCCGGCcagccggccagggggcggcgGCGAGCTGGCGCAAGCTAACATTTTGCCCCTGTGTTCCAGCTCTTGTCTGTTTGGTGTGGGTTTCGTCTCAGTTCGTGTGTTACTGTCTAATCCCGGGGAGCGTGTAGGGGCAGGAGTCCGAGTGGAGGCAGcttcggcggcggtggccggcggtgTGTCAGTGGTTCGTAGTATTTCTCTACCTTACGTTTGGGGGTGGTGGTGGCCGGAGTGGTGTTGCTCCGGCGCTGTATTCTGTGTCTCCTTGTCGCGCTCGCGCAATGCAATGCAGTAGTCTGATCGTTCCATTTGCTAGTCTTGTCTTGTGATTCATGGAATTCTGTTTAGCTCAGCCACaattgcagagactgatgggtgtTCTAAAGGTCACATGGAATATGCCTGTGTAGTTCTTTTCGAGATTTGCTGTCAGTCTGTTTCGATCTGCCGCTCCGTTGGTGAACATTAGTGAACGGATCGATGAAGTGACGAACACTATCGGTGTGTGGCCCCACGCCTGTTTGTGGCAGATGACACGCAACTGTGTCTGATGAAACGCGCTTGATCTGCTGACGTCGCGAAACGTCCTTCACCGGTGGTCTGGTACCAGTTCTGGCGATGGTGATACCGACACTGGCTGGTCCTAGGTTTCATGGAGGCACCCAGTCAGCTACAGCAGCAGAAGGCTGGCTGTTGAATAGAGGACCCAGTTTGGTACGTGCCTGAGCATGACACGTTCTGATGCTTGCCTGTTACGCAACTTCAGCCACTGGCTGTGATGTTTCTCGCGTAGTCATGTTAGCTTAAGATCACGATCTGTTATACAATCTTACTTGAGTTGAGTAGTAGTAGACTGATTCAATGTGGCAGCCTTGAAATTAACGGAAGTTTGTTGGGAACTTCCAGTCTGGCTGTAGTTACAGGCTGTTTGGGCGTCGCCTTCAATGTTTCTGCCAGTTCACCATACCTAGTTGAGTTTTCAGGAGAATGTGCAAGTTGAGTTTTCAAGAGAATGTGCAAAGAGATGAAGGTGAAACGGATGGAGTGGCATATGAAAGTCCGAATATTTCGCTCATTGGATTCGGCAAACGAAGGCATGGTACGGTACATCTTGGTTCTGCTGAAAGCTATGTTATGGTGTCATGAAATTTGTTCTGCTCTCTTTTTTTGTTGAAGGAGCAAATTTGTTCGGTTTAACATGTTAACATGACTACGCTATGCAGGAAAGGAAATGTACAGCATCTGCAGACATGATTAGAATAACTGAATTTAAGCTGTGCTATCCTGGAGCTCGTAATAAGTTTGTGGTTCACGCCTGCAGATGCTGTGCTGTTCTAGGGTTACAATCATGCAAACATGAACCACACACTAATTATGAATTCCAGAACAACAGGCTAATGACGAACTCAAACAGACGACAGAACATAACTGCAGCCTTTCATCTCTGGTTTTCAGAAGCGTCAGGGAGGGAATGCAGGCCAGCCAGGCTTTTCTTTTTGCTTACTTACTGGGTTACAATAGCTACCGCTACCATCTTCTTGCCTTCCCTTCTTCTCTCGTAAAAGTTTCTGCTTCTGTCCAGCACATCATTGTCTATGCTGGCGGTGGATGCATTACCACCAAGATGTGTCATCGTGCTGAAAATCACAGGAAAAATAGCAGGGAAATAAGGAGATTGTAACGATAATCTACCACCAAAAAACATTGCAGGAAAAATAGCAGGGAAATAACTTATTAGCATCACCGTGTGCTCACTATTTTTAACTCACCATCACCCACTCCCCTTGCATGTAACACACAAGAACAGCGTATCTTTCCCCACAGAAAGAACATACCCTCGACTGCTACCATGACGCGCTCAATAATCCCTGTCCAGAAGACTGCTTCAAGGTCCATGATGGAAGTCACCGCTCTCGGGACCTCTCCTGATCTCAAGAAATGGAAGACTTCGACACTGACTACGACTTATACAAGGGTATCACTAGCTTAGCCTGTGAGGCCACATGGCGTGGCGTACATAAGTAAGCACCACGACCCCTAAATGGAAGACTTCGACACTGACTACGACTTATACAAGGGTATCACTAGCTTAGCCTGTGAGGCCACATGGCGTGGCGTACATAAGTAAGCACCACAACCCCTCGCGCCCTAGGATGCATGCCTGTCTAACCCCGGGGCTCCTTACACAACGAGGCACCCAACAAATTAAGTCTTTAGGGCCACTCGTGCCCTGAGACACTCGACATTATATGctcccggtgcaccagggcacctaGCAGTATGAACCCCCATGGCCCCTTACGCCCTAGGGTGGCCAATGGTATAAAGCCCCGAGGCCCCTCGTACCCCAGGGCGTATAATGATATAAACCCTCGAGGCCCCTCGTGCCCTGAGACATCTAGAAGTATGGGCTCTCGGGGCATCTAGAAGTATGGGCTCCCTCACGAGGGGGCTCGAGGGCTCATACTGCTAGACGCCCCATAACATGAGGGGCCCCAGGGGCTCATACCGCTAGTTGTCTTGTGTCGTGAGGGAACACAAGGGCTTATACAACTAGTTGCCCCGAAGCGCGAGGGGCCTCGGAGGCTTATACATTAGATGCCCCAGGTCATGAGGTGTCGTAAAGGCTCATATTGCTAGATGCCCCGGACACAGGGGGCATCGAGAGCATATATTGTCGAGTGTCTCGGGACGCAAGTGACCCTGAGGGCTTTATTTGTCAAGTGCCCCAGTGCGTAGGGAGCCCTAGGGGTTAGACCGGCATGCAGCCCGAGGCACGAGGGGCCCTGGGGCTTACTTTTGTACGCCACGTCATGTGGCCTAGCAGGCTAAGCTAGAGGTACCCTTGTATAAGGCATAGTTAGTCTCGAAGTCTTCCATTTCTTGAGTTAAGGGCGGCTCCCTATTCATAAAGTCCCGAGAGCGATGACTCTTCTACTGTGGACCCTAAAGTCAATCTCCTGGATGGGGATCCTTGAGCGCGTCTTAGTTCCCCAACGCTGACATTCCTCATCTTCCCAAATTTAGTGCCCAAAATCTGAGTTGCATGCTAATATGTCATCTGAGTAACTGACCCAAATGATAAAATGAGCAAGATCAATAGAATGGATTCATGCAACATGCACCCAGCTACTCCCGGGTGTCTTACTCAAACCCCTTTCTGCCATCATCTTCCTCAAACCCTTAACCTTGTCCCACTTCTTTGCTTGCGCATATATGTTACCCAAGAGAATGTAATATCCACTCTCTTGTGGCTCCAGTTCAAAGCACTTGGAAGCAACAACTTCCCCAAGCTCAATGTTGTTGTGCAACCTGCAAGCAAGAAGCAAGGCACCCCAAACACTGGCATCTGGGCATACAGGTATCTGCATGACCAGCTGGAATGCTTCTTCCAACTTTCCACAGCGCCCAAGAATGTCTACCATAATAGTGTAGTGTTCCATTGAAGGATTAATTCTGTATCTGCTTGTCATGGAAGTGAAACAAGCACGAGCTTCTTCCAGCAGTCCCGCGTGACTGTATGCAGATAGCAACCCCACAAAGGTCACCGCATTAGGATCAATCCTTGCTTTGGACATCTCCTTGAACAAGCCAACAGCTTCATTTAACTTGCCATGCATTCCACAGCCCACTATCATTGCGCTGTAAGACACCACATCCCTTGATCTCAATCCTCTGAACAAATCAAAAGCCCTATCCATTCGCCCACTCTTGGTGTACAAATCAACCAGAGCTGTACGCAAGTGATCATCCAGATCAACCCCCACATAGCCCATGAAATTCTCAACCCACAAGCCGAACCTTAAGTCCCCCAGCTGTGAACATGCCGAGATCACAGAGGAAAAAGTCTTCTCATTGGGTACCACCCAAATATGTGGCTTCAACATTCTGTTAAAAATGCCAAGTGCCTCCCTTGCGCAGCCATTTTGTGCATAGCATGAGATCATCGCATTCCATGCATAAAGGTCCTTACTGCCCATCCTATCAAACAGGTTAGCAGCAGCTTGGACGTCACCGGCCTTGGCGTACCCTGAGATCATCGTGATCCAGGAAACGTTGTTCCTGGTGGGCATCCGCTCAAACAGCTCCTGCGCTTGGGCTAGGTGGCCTTGTGCCATGAATCCGGACACGAGGGCGTTCCAGGATGCGACGTTCGTCTCGGGCATTTGGTCGAACATCTCGATGGCCTCGTCCAGGTGTCCGGCCTTGGCGAGTCCAGCAACCATGGAGTTCCACGACACAACGTCCCGCGCGGGCATTGCTTCGAACATGGCGCGCGCGGCAGGGATATCACCCGCGCGTAGGAGGGAAGCGAGGAGCGAATTGGACGAGACGAGGGAGTGGCGGTTCAGCGGCGTTGGCGCGTCATCAAGCAGGCCACGGGCGTGGTTGTGGTGCGGGGGGAGGAGGTGGGAGTAGAGGTGAGAGAGCGCGGCGTGCGGATAGGGGTGGGAGAGGAGGCCGAGGCGGAGGAGGTGCGCGTGGAGGGAGGCCGCCGCGGGGAGAACGGCGTGCTCGGGAAGGCGGGGCACAGACTTGAGGACGGCGGCGAGTGCGAAGGGGCAGGGGCGGCAGGACGAGCGTAGGGACGCGAGGTACAGAGCGATGGCGCGGCGGGGCCGGCCTTGGTCTGCCGCCGCGCGAATGGCGAGCGTCCACGGCGAGTTGAAGCCGCCGGCAGAGGGCGGGGCGCGCATGGCCGGGCGGGCGCCCCGCGTCCTCCGCGGGACTGCCACCCCTCGCCGGCCGCAAAGTTCTTATTGACTCCACGCTACAGGAGTGAGAGGAGGAGGCAAAGGACGCCGCCTTCTCCCTTGCCGTTGCCGGAAAGAAGGGAGATGGCCGGCCTGTGGCAATCGGAGCAACGGCCGGGGAACCGTCGGACccaatctatactactctattgcATTTAGTGTCAGCGTCCACAACTAAATGACCCCGCCTCGCCCCGCCCGTATACCCGTGCTACGCCACCGTAGCCGCTAATGGCGCCCAGCAGCCGACTACCCCGGCGATGGCGCCCAGCAACCGATCCCACTCCCAGCTTGCAGCCGCGCCCACGACCAGCGCGAATCTCGCCCAACTCCGAGCAACCGCACTCCCAGCGTGCAGCCGCGCCCACGACCAGCACGCCAAGCGCGGATCTCGCCCAACTCCCAGCAACCAAATGCCCCCGCCTTGTCCTCGCCCGTACACCCGTGCTACGCCTCCGCAGCCGCTGATGGCGGCATGGTGCCCAGCAGCCGACCCTACTCCCAGCGGCTAGCCTCGGATTCCACTAGGCGGGGATCTCGCAGATCACGCCGGACGGGGATCTCGGCCACTCCTGAACAGCCGCAGATCCCGTGCTCAGCCCCCACGCTCAGCAGGCTCACTAACGTGCAGTTGTTGTGGCTTGCAGGGGAAGGGTACGAGCAGCTTCGGCAAGCGCCGGAACAAGACGCACACGCTCTGCATCCGCTGCAGccgccacagcttccacctccagaAGAGCACCTGCTCCTCCTGCGATTACACTGCCGCCCGCATCCGCAAGTGTAAGATCCGCCTCCCCGCTttcttcctctccctctctcttcgtCCGTCTTCCCTGTCGCTAGATCTAGAAACTTTGTTGTCTACACTTTTTCCGTAATACGTTCAACACTGATTTTGCAGTCTAACAACTGAATGAAAGCTATGAGGCATTGCCCTCATCTAGAAACTTTGTTGTATGCACTTTTTCGTAATATGTTCAACCCTGATTTTTTAATCAGAAGATGTTTCATGTTTTGAGCAGTGAGCATCAATATACTAAGTTCTGTTTTTGATGAGGTCACTGGTTTCTTGTATTCTAACACAAATGTTTCTGCTTACCTCCTTTGCTGTGACTGAATAACTTAACAGTTGATGGCATTAACAAATAAATGCATAATATGAATGCAGAGCTAGACACAGTGGTAGAGCTGTTATTAGAGACCGAGAAACAATTTTAAGCACAAGTCAAGAATAACAGCTATATATTCTTACTGGGGATAAACACGAGAcatcaacaacaaagccttttttcCCCAAGAAAGATGGGATAGGCAGCATATTCTGAACCACCTAAAGTTACATACCTTAATTTGCACTTAATAATAATACAAAGAAAAATGGAGTATATTTAAATAAAAAATGCAACATACATCATTCTCAGTGTTCTTGGTATACCCTTGAGTGCTTGTAGATGGTTACCAGGGCATTTCTTCAGACATTGAAGCTGGAAACATGCaaacaacggaagaaaagaaaaaaataatcAGTTAAAATGTACAAAACTATGTGCTTTAAACAAGGCACAAAGAATTATAAGGCCACATTTTATTCAAGTAATATCACAGCTGTT
It contains:
- the LOC100275265 gene encoding uncharacterized protein LOC100275265 (The RefSeq protein has 1 substitution compared to this genomic sequence), with the protein product MATPTSSGDGSPPGSSDLVPPSYPEMIVAALAALAEENGSSQAAIARRIEAEARGDLPASHPALVAAHLSPMSAAGELVAVAGGKYALPPPVPPPPESPADDEEDDYADDEEEEEEAPEPEPLPQPPAKRGRGRPPKPRPTGFPAGVPGAAGPGPIGVPGAAAAAAAPRRRGRPPKPRDPHAPPKIPRPRGRPRKNPLPEGMAPRPRPGAPASAKAARPQFAEVGFV
- the LOC100279548 gene encoding pentatricopeptide repeat-containing protein At4g22760-like isoform X2; the protein is MRAPPSAGGFNSPWTLAIRAAADQGRPRRAIALYLASLRSSCRPCPFALAAVLKSVPRLPEHAVLPAAASLHAHLLRLGLLSHPYPHAALSHLYSHLLPPHHNHARGLLDDAPTPLNRHSLVSSNSLLASLLRAGDIPAARAMFEAMPARDVVSWNSMVAGLAKAGHLDEAIEMFDQMPETNVASWNALVSGFMAQGHLAQAQELFERMPTRNNVSWITMISGTMTHLGGNASTASIDNDVLDRSRNFYERRREGKKMVAVAIVTQ
- the LOC100279548 gene encoding pentatricopeptide repeat-containing protein At4g22760-like isoform X1, encoding MRAPPSAGGFNSPWTLAIRAAADQGRPRRAIALYLASLRSSCRPCPFALAAVLKSVPRLPEHAVLPAAASLHAHLLRLGLLSHPYPHAALSHLYSHLLPPHHNHARGLLDDAPTPLNRHSLVSSNSLLASLLRAGDIPAARAMFEAMPARDVVSWNSMVAGLAKAGHLDEAIEMFDQMPETNVASWNALVSGFMAQGHLAQAQELFERMPTRNNVSWITMISGYAKAGDVQAAANLFDRMGSKDLYAWNAMISCYAQNGCAREALGIFNRMLKPHIWVVPNEKTFSSVISACSQLGDLRFGLWVENFMGYVGVDLDDHLRTALVDLYTKSGRMDRAFDLFRGLRSRDVVSYSAMIVGCGMHGKLNEAVGLFKEMSKARIDPNAVTFVGLLSAYSHAGLLEEARACFTSMTSRYRINPSMEHYTIMVDILGRCGKLEEAFQLVMQIPVCPDASVWGALLLACRLHNNIELGEVVASKCFELEPQESGYYILLGNIYAQAKKWDKVKGLRKMMAERGLSKTPGSSWVHVA